A single region of the Triplophysa dalaica isolate WHDGS20190420 chromosome 15, ASM1584641v1, whole genome shotgun sequence genome encodes:
- the tedc1 gene encoding tubulin epsilon and delta complex protein 1 — protein sequence MQRERSVKVKEVITALCRLLSGLNVESIPTAEAFRRAKFNRMDAAVDMWSLLSSLLQRAFVLDCACQDSKDKDFDTQVLFVRSALWHCGYGALWVVGPQPPSHIEEVGSRDLLLALGWVLSFRNLLESLLAEKVYKLDTLSSPPKGIMLGQRNILPHGPQEEETDAIKNDQTLQILQWQYGKLRLQWKSLLSAQEERSRLTHRVVSNINASAICQTNISGSHHINMTSTGLDKELERIQTLNGILEAYLDWKLHEPLFYSWMDSVIDSSLTDACEVKSADWPPGERAVTLKCPHGDKVRRAVRRLDKMLLRLQTELRVRRIERSTLTLTSQGRHQEVSRLSERQRIEVEKKVAGYLEGLRLTNASTITSRGFLPYLQDWPPAKPSHRLQTGEPGLTATAGKLQALWALKELRDGEAVLQWQLDRLRQNMRGEIHKLASTMEGVVLIPPIKR from the exons ATGCAGCGCGAAAGGAGTGTTAAAGTGAAGGAAGTTATAACGGCTCTTTGTAGACTTCTCTCAGGATTGAATGTTGAATCGATCCCGACAGCCGAAGCGTTCAGGAGAGCCAAATTTAACAGAATGGATGCA GCAGTGGACATGTGGAGTTTGTTAAGCAGTCTACTGCAGAGGGCATTTGTGCTGGATTGTGCTTGCCAGGACTCTAAAGACAAAGATTTTG ACACGCAGGTCCTGTTTGTAAGGAGTGCCTTATGGCACTGTGGTTACGGGGCCTTGTGGGTGGTGGGACCCCAGCCCCCTAGTCACATAGAAGAAGTGGGAAGCCGAGATCTGCTTCTAGCATTGGGCTGGGTGCTGTCATTTCGAAATCTGCTGGAGTCCTTGCTGGCAGAAAAGGTTTATAAGTTAGACACACTCTCATCTCCACCAAAG GGTATCATGCTTGGTCAAAGGAACATATTGCCACACGGACCACAAGAAGAAGAGACAGACGCTATAAAGAATGATCAGACACTGCAGATACTACAGTGGCAATATGGGAAACTAAGGCTTCAGTGGAAGAGCTTACTTTCAGCTCAAGAGGAAAGGTCAAGACTCACCCACAGG GTCGTCTCCAATATCAACGCCTCTGCTATCTGTCAGACTAACATCTCTGGTTCCCATCACATCAACATGACGTCAACTGGACTCGACAAG GAACTGGAGCGAATACAGACCCTGAACGGAATTCTGGAAGCTTATCTGGATTGGAAACTTCACGAGCCTTTATTCTACAGCTGGATG GACAGTGTGATTGACAGCTCCCTCACCGATGCATGCGAGGTGAAGTCCGCCGATTGGCCACCAGGGGAGCGGGCTGTCACTCTTAAGTGTCCCCACGGCGACAAGGTCAGGAGGGCAGTCAGACGGCTTGACAAGATGTTGCTGAGGCTGCAGACAGAACTAAGGGTCAGAAGAATAGAGCGGTCCACTCTCACACTCACCTCACAG GGAAGACATCAGGAGGTCTCACGGCTCTCTGAAAGGCAAAGAATAGAGGTGGAGAAGAAGGTTGCAGGCTATTTGGAAGGCCTCCGTCTCACAAACGCCTCCACGATCACATCAAGAGGGTTCCTGCCATATCTCCAAGACTGGCCTCCCGCAAAGCCATCTCACAGGCTCCAGACGGGGGAACCTGGCTTGACTGCGACAGCTGGAAAGCTCCAGGCATTGTGGGCTTTAAAAGAGCTGAGGGACGGAGAAGCCGTACTGCAATGGCAGCTGGACAGACTGAGGCAAAATATGAGAGGTGAAATTCATAAACTTGCCAGCACAATGGAAGGGGTGGTACTCATCCCACCAATCAAGAGATAA
- the dnal1 gene encoding dynein axonemal light chain 1 isoform X2 — MAKATTIKEALEKWEEKTKEKVSEASAVKLYCQIPPIEKMDASLSNLVNCERLSLSTNCIEKIANLNGLKNLKILSLGRNNIKNLNGLEAVGDTLEELWISYNLIEKLKGIHVMKKLKVLYMSNNLVKEWAEFLKMADLPSLVDLVFVGNPLEEKYAADGNWIEEATKRLPKLKKLDGIPVIKREEEEAEGES; from the exons ATG GCAAAAGCAACAACAATCAAAGAGGCTTTGGAGAAATgg GAGGAGAAAACTAAAGAAAAGGTGAGCGAGGCCTCAGCAGTGAAGCTTTACTGTCAGATTCCTCCCATTGAGAAAATGGACGCATCCCTCTCCAATCTTGTCAACTGCGA GAGATTATCCTTATCTACAAACtgtattgagaaaattgccaaCTTGAATGGCTTGA AGAACCTGAAAATACTGTCCCTGGGGAGGAACaacatcaaaaaccttaatggACTT GAGGCAGTAGGTGATACTTTGGAGGAGCTGTGGATCTCTTATAACCTCATAGAAAAGCTAAAGGGGATACATGTTATGAAGAAACTCAAAGTTCTGTACATGTCCAACAACTTGGTCAAGGAGTGGG CTGAGTTTCTGAAAATGGCAGACCTTCCATCTCTGGTGGATCTTGTGTTTGTGGGGAACCCATTAGAAGAAAAGTACGCTGCTGATGGCAACTGGATAGAGGAAGCTACAAAGAGGCTTCCCAAGCTTAAAAAGCTAGATG gcATCCCAGTCATCAAGCGAGAGGAAGAGGAAGCTGAAGGGGAAAgttaa
- the dnal1 gene encoding dynein axonemal light chain 1 isoform X1 produces the protein MYKAKATTIKEALEKWEEKTKEKVSEASAVKLYCQIPPIEKMDASLSNLVNCERLSLSTNCIEKIANLNGLKNLKILSLGRNNIKNLNGLEAVGDTLEELWISYNLIEKLKGIHVMKKLKVLYMSNNLVKEWAEFLKMADLPSLVDLVFVGNPLEEKYAADGNWIEEATKRLPKLKKLDGIPVIKREEEEAEGES, from the exons ATGTATAAG GCAAAAGCAACAACAATCAAAGAGGCTTTGGAGAAATgg GAGGAGAAAACTAAAGAAAAGGTGAGCGAGGCCTCAGCAGTGAAGCTTTACTGTCAGATTCCTCCCATTGAGAAAATGGACGCATCCCTCTCCAATCTTGTCAACTGCGA GAGATTATCCTTATCTACAAACtgtattgagaaaattgccaaCTTGAATGGCTTGA AGAACCTGAAAATACTGTCCCTGGGGAGGAACaacatcaaaaaccttaatggACTT GAGGCAGTAGGTGATACTTTGGAGGAGCTGTGGATCTCTTATAACCTCATAGAAAAGCTAAAGGGGATACATGTTATGAAGAAACTCAAAGTTCTGTACATGTCCAACAACTTGGTCAAGGAGTGGG CTGAGTTTCTGAAAATGGCAGACCTTCCATCTCTGGTGGATCTTGTGTTTGTGGGGAACCCATTAGAAGAAAAGTACGCTGCTGATGGCAACTGGATAGAGGAAGCTACAAAGAGGCTTCCCAAGCTTAAAAAGCTAGATG gcATCCCAGTCATCAAGCGAGAGGAAGAGGAAGCTGAAGGGGAAAgttaa